A part of Curtobacterium sp. MCLR17_036 genomic DNA contains:
- a CDS encoding TlyA family RNA methyltransferase — translation MPEPDGGVPDATPVRLDALLAVRGLARSRTAATKLVQDGRVTVDGQPVVKASTPVMPDAELVVDVVDEWVSRAARKLVGALDAFAVDPSGRVVLDVGASTGGFTQVLLARGARRVIALDVGHGQLHPSVALDERVVVVEGTNARNLTAADYAALDAAAAETSLVVGDLSFISLRLVLPALVEAVPADEFVLLVKPQFEVGRTGVREGIVHDPGLRHDALMNVLWAAWDLGFGTSGLAASPIIGTHGNHEYLAHFQRGVGGNPTEWILRATELTEGTA, via the coding sequence GTGCCTGAGCCGGACGGCGGCGTGCCCGACGCGACCCCGGTCCGCCTCGACGCACTGCTCGCGGTGCGCGGGCTCGCCCGCAGTCGGACGGCTGCGACGAAGCTCGTCCAGGACGGCCGTGTCACCGTCGACGGTCAGCCCGTCGTGAAGGCCTCGACCCCGGTGATGCCGGACGCCGAACTGGTCGTCGACGTCGTGGACGAGTGGGTGTCCCGTGCGGCGCGGAAGCTCGTCGGCGCGCTCGACGCCTTCGCGGTCGACCCGTCGGGTCGCGTGGTGCTCGACGTCGGCGCGAGCACGGGCGGCTTCACCCAGGTGCTGCTGGCACGAGGGGCCCGTCGGGTCATCGCGCTCGACGTCGGGCACGGGCAGCTGCACCCCTCGGTGGCGCTCGACGAGCGGGTCGTCGTGGTCGAGGGCACGAACGCCCGGAACCTCACCGCGGCGGACTACGCGGCGCTCGACGCCGCGGCGGCCGAGACCTCGCTGGTCGTCGGTGACCTCTCCTTCATCTCGCTCCGGCTCGTGCTGCCCGCCCTCGTCGAGGCGGTCCCGGCGGACGAGTTCGTCCTGCTCGTGAAGCCGCAGTTCGAGGTCGGACGCACCGGTGTCCGCGAGGGCATCGTGCACGACCCCGGCCTGCGGCACGACGCGCTGATGAACGTGCTCTGGGCGGCGTGGGACCTCGGGTTCGGCACGTCCGGCCTGGCGGCGTCGCCCATCATCGGCACGCACGGCAACCACGAGTACCTCGCGCACTTCCAGCGCGGTGTCGGGGGCAATCCGACAGAATGGATCCTCCGAGCGACCGAACTGACAGAGGGGACCGCATGA
- a CDS encoding ASCH domain-containing protein, producing the protein MTTTPLDEFWARRRDQVTGLPTAVPEAWAFGATPEQADDLLALVLDGVKDGTASSLWDYEAADEALPAVGDLAVVLDGAGAPRAVIAVTDVRVVPFDEVDEDHARAEGEGDRTLAWWRREHEAYWRAHSENPRGFEPDMPVVCERFRLVWPTATRTA; encoded by the coding sequence ATGACCACGACACCCCTCGACGAGTTCTGGGCCCGCCGACGTGACCAGGTGACGGGCCTGCCGACTGCCGTTCCCGAGGCCTGGGCGTTCGGGGCGACGCCGGAACAGGCTGACGACCTGCTCGCACTGGTGCTCGACGGCGTGAAGGACGGCACGGCGTCGTCGCTCTGGGACTACGAGGCCGCCGACGAGGCGCTGCCGGCGGTCGGGGACCTCGCCGTCGTCCTCGATGGTGCCGGGGCCCCGCGCGCGGTCATCGCGGTCACCGACGTGCGGGTGGTCCCGTTCGACGAGGTCGACGAGGACCACGCCCGCGCCGAGGGCGAAGGGGACCGCACCCTGGCGTGGTGGCGGCGGGAGCACGAGGCCTACTGGCGGGCGCACTCCGAGAACCCGCGCGGCTTCGAGCCGGACATGCCGGTCGTGTGCGAACGGTTCCGGCTCGTGTGGCCGACGGCGACGCGCACCGCCTGA
- a CDS encoding CTP synthase, with translation MADTLSGGTNSSNATPKVTKQIFVTGGVVSSLGKGLTAASLGNLLTARGLKVVMQKLDPYLNVDPGTMNPFQHGEVFVTDDGAETDLDIGHYERFLDINLSQSANVTTGQVYSTVIAKERRGEYLGDTVQVIPHITDEIKRRMREQAQNDPQPDVIITEVGGTVGDIESQPFIESARQVRHELGRNNVFFVHVSLVPFMNASGEQKTKPTQHSVAALRSIGIQPDALVLRSDRPVSDSNKRKIALMCDVDEDAVVNAVDVPSIYDLPTLLNNQGLDQVIVDALGLDAGPVDWTAWTPVLRAVHEPKKDVTIALVGKYIDLPDAYLSVTEALRAGGFAHDAKVTLKWVVSDDCTTPEGAAKQLGDVDGICVPGGFGVRGIEGKLGALQFAREQGIPTLGLCLGLQCMVIEYARHEAGLTDASSTEFDPETSTPVIATMAEQVDIIAGGDMGGTMRLGLYPASFTEGSLAAELYGAPEASERHRHRYEVSNKYRDQIAEAGLVFSGTSPDGTLVEYVELPRDVHPFYIATQAHPELRSRPTDAHPLFAGLVAAAIERHEASSLFDPETEAQVA, from the coding sequence GTGGCGGACACTCTCAGCGGCGGTACCAATTCTTCGAACGCGACCCCGAAGGTGACGAAGCAGATCTTCGTGACCGGCGGGGTCGTCTCGTCTCTCGGCAAGGGCCTGACGGCAGCCAGCCTCGGCAACCTCCTCACTGCGCGCGGCCTCAAGGTCGTCATGCAGAAGCTCGACCCGTACCTCAACGTGGACCCGGGCACCATGAACCCGTTCCAGCACGGCGAGGTCTTCGTGACCGACGACGGTGCGGAGACGGACCTCGACATCGGGCACTACGAGCGCTTCCTCGACATCAACCTGTCGCAGTCGGCGAACGTCACGACCGGCCAGGTGTACTCGACGGTGATCGCCAAGGAGCGTCGCGGCGAGTACCTCGGCGACACGGTGCAGGTCATCCCGCACATCACCGACGAGATCAAGCGTCGGATGCGCGAGCAGGCACAGAACGACCCGCAGCCCGACGTCATCATCACCGAGGTCGGTGGCACGGTGGGCGACATCGAGTCGCAGCCCTTCATCGAGTCCGCGCGCCAGGTGCGGCACGAACTCGGCCGCAACAACGTGTTCTTCGTGCACGTCTCGCTCGTGCCGTTCATGAACGCCTCAGGTGAGCAGAAGACCAAGCCGACGCAGCACTCCGTCGCGGCGCTGCGCTCCATCGGCATCCAGCCCGACGCGCTCGTGCTGCGCAGCGACCGCCCGGTGTCGGACTCGAACAAGCGCAAGATCGCGCTCATGTGCGACGTCGACGAGGACGCCGTGGTGAACGCGGTGGATGTCCCGTCGATCTACGACCTGCCGACGCTGCTGAACAACCAGGGCCTCGACCAGGTCATCGTCGACGCGCTCGGGCTCGACGCCGGTCCGGTCGACTGGACCGCGTGGACCCCGGTGCTCCGTGCCGTGCACGAGCCGAAGAAGGACGTCACGATCGCCCTGGTCGGCAAGTACATCGACCTGCCGGACGCCTACCTGTCGGTGACCGAGGCGCTCCGTGCGGGCGGCTTCGCGCACGACGCGAAGGTCACGCTGAAGTGGGTCGTGTCCGACGACTGCACCACGCCCGAGGGCGCGGCGAAGCAGCTCGGCGACGTCGACGGCATCTGCGTCCCCGGCGGGTTCGGCGTGCGCGGCATCGAGGGCAAGCTCGGCGCGCTGCAGTTCGCCCGCGAGCAGGGCATCCCGACGCTCGGCCTGTGCCTCGGCCTGCAGTGCATGGTCATCGAGTACGCCCGGCACGAGGCCGGCCTGACCGACGCGTCGAGCACCGAGTTCGACCCGGAGACGTCGACGCCGGTCATCGCGACGATGGCCGAGCAGGTCGACATCATCGCGGGCGGCGACATGGGCGGCACGATGCGCCTCGGCCTCTACCCGGCGTCGTTCACCGAAGGGTCGCTCGCGGCGGAGCTGTACGGTGCGCCGGAGGCCTCCGAGCGCCACCGCCACCGCTACGAGGTGAGCAACAAGTACCGCGACCAGATCGCCGAGGCCGGCCTCGTGTTCTCGGGGACGTCGCCGGACGGCACCCTGGTCGAGTACGTGGAGCTCCCGCGCGACGTGCACCCGTTCTACATCGCGACGCAGGCGCACCCGGAGCTCCGCTCGCGCCCGACCGACGCGCACCCGCTGTTCGCGGGACTCGTCGCGGCCGCGATCGAGCGTCACGAGGCGTCCAGCCTGTTCGACCCGGAGACCGAAGCGCAGGTCGCGTAA
- the recN gene encoding DNA repair protein RecN yields the protein MIEEIAIRDLGVIGETTLELGPGFTVVTGETGAGKTMIVTALGLLLGSRADAASVRRGASSAVVEGRWNVPDHAAVAERVEDAGGAVEDGELILTRTVSAEGRSRATVGGRSAPVAVLGELADQLVTVHGQSDQIRLTSATAQRAALDGFGGASLEKALRRYVVAYDAWQAHAAELETLTRDRDDRVAEAERIRAASDEIEAVDPQPGEDVELGERADRLGNLEELRLSAALAHEALSSESLDGVSDVIGLVESARRAVERVVASDAALQPVLEQLTELGIQASETSASISSYLGSLEPDAGHDLEVINERRALLAGLTRKYGETIDDVIAYGQRASDRLLELDGDDDRIAALQGAVEQDEQALADAAGALTTARTKAATDLAKRVTTELKTLAMAGATLVVEVTDAGEYRRHGRDQVSILLQPHSGTDPRPIGKGASGGELSRVMLAIEVVMAGSTTVPTFVFDEVDAGVGGAAAIEIGRRLAKLAERTQVIVVTHLAQVAAFANNHLNVVKDASGAVTSSSVRRLEGEDRLQEMARLLSGLGDSASGIEHARELLDVAGQRA from the coding sequence ATGATCGAGGAGATCGCGATCCGCGACCTCGGGGTCATCGGTGAGACGACGCTCGAACTCGGCCCCGGGTTCACGGTCGTCACCGGTGAGACCGGCGCGGGCAAGACCATGATCGTCACGGCGCTCGGGCTGCTGCTCGGTTCCCGCGCCGATGCCGCCTCCGTGCGGCGCGGTGCGTCGAGCGCGGTCGTCGAGGGCCGGTGGAACGTCCCCGACCACGCCGCCGTCGCCGAGCGTGTCGAGGACGCCGGCGGCGCCGTCGAGGACGGCGAGCTCATCCTCACCCGCACGGTGTCGGCCGAGGGCCGCAGCCGGGCGACGGTCGGGGGCCGGAGCGCTCCCGTCGCGGTGCTCGGTGAGCTCGCCGACCAGCTCGTGACCGTGCACGGCCAGTCCGACCAGATCCGGTTGACCTCCGCCACCGCGCAGCGTGCTGCGCTCGACGGTTTCGGGGGTGCGTCCCTCGAGAAGGCCCTGCGGCGCTACGTCGTCGCCTACGACGCCTGGCAGGCACACGCCGCCGAGCTCGAGACCCTGACGCGTGACCGCGACGACCGGGTGGCGGAGGCCGAGCGCATCCGTGCCGCCTCGGACGAGATCGAGGCGGTCGACCCCCAGCCCGGCGAGGACGTCGAGCTCGGCGAACGAGCCGACCGGCTCGGGAACCTCGAGGAGCTCCGCCTGTCCGCGGCGCTCGCGCACGAGGCCCTGTCGAGCGAGTCGCTCGACGGCGTCTCGGACGTCATCGGCCTGGTCGAGTCCGCACGACGGGCGGTGGAGCGCGTGGTCGCATCGGACGCCGCGCTGCAGCCCGTGCTCGAGCAACTGACCGAACTCGGCATCCAGGCGTCGGAGACCTCGGCGAGCATCTCGAGCTACCTCGGGTCGCTGGAACCCGACGCCGGACACGACCTCGAGGTCATCAACGAGCGGCGGGCGCTGCTCGCGGGGCTCACCCGCAAGTACGGCGAGACCATCGACGACGTGATCGCGTACGGACAGCGGGCGAGCGACCGGCTGCTCGAGCTCGACGGCGACGACGACCGCATCGCGGCACTGCAGGGTGCGGTGGAGCAGGACGAGCAGGCGCTCGCCGATGCTGCCGGTGCGCTCACCACGGCGCGGACGAAGGCCGCCACGGACCTGGCGAAGCGCGTCACGACCGAGCTGAAGACGCTGGCGATGGCAGGGGCGACGCTGGTCGTCGAGGTCACCGACGCCGGCGAGTACCGCCGCCACGGCCGCGATCAGGTGTCGATCCTGCTCCAGCCGCACTCCGGCACAGACCCGCGTCCGATCGGCAAGGGGGCCTCCGGTGGTGAGCTGTCGCGGGTGATGCTCGCGATCGAGGTCGTCATGGCCGGCAGCACGACGGTGCCGACGTTCGTCTTCGACGAGGTCGACGCCGGCGTCGGTGGAGCGGCAGCGATCGAGATCGGGCGACGGCTGGCGAAGCTCGCCGAGCGCACCCAGGTCATCGTCGTCACGCACCTGGCCCAGGTCGCGGCGTTCGCGAACAACCACCTCAACGTCGTGAAGGACGCCAGCGGTGCGGTGACCTCGTCGAGCGTGCGGCGACTCGAGGGCGAGGACCGGCTGCAGGAGATGGCCCGGTTGCTCTCGGGACTCGGGGACAGCGCGAGCGGCATCGAGCACGCCCGCGAACTGCTCGACGTGGCCGGCCAGCGCGCCTGA
- a CDS encoding DUF2510 domain-containing protein, with the protein MTLPAAGWFPDPQDASRLRWWDGHTWGDATRVLPNQPEPVAPVVVAAAGPSFSVHTGSFGVRAWASGVQDRRFCVFTIVAVFFALLSVRVNPIGASSVLALVSGVVGIVRPGATGPWRVLARSIAASALVVAVATAAVAASTQLHLF; encoded by the coding sequence GTGACCCTTCCGGCCGCAGGCTGGTTCCCGGACCCGCAGGACGCCAGCCGCCTGCGTTGGTGGGACGGTCACACCTGGGGTGACGCCACGCGGGTGCTGCCGAACCAGCCGGAGCCCGTCGCTCCGGTCGTCGTCGCCGCGGCCGGGCCGTCGTTCTCGGTGCACACGGGGTCGTTCGGGGTCCGCGCGTGGGCGTCCGGCGTGCAGGACCGCCGCTTCTGCGTGTTCACGATCGTCGCGGTGTTCTTCGCCCTGCTGTCCGTCCGCGTGAACCCGATCGGTGCGAGCAGTGTGCTCGCGCTCGTGTCCGGGGTCGTCGGGATCGTGCGCCCCGGCGCGACCGGCCCCTGGCGGGTGCTGGCCAGGAGCATCGCGGCGAGCGCCCTCGTCGTCGCCGTGGCCACCGCAGCGGTCGCCGCCTCGACGCAGCTGCACCTCTTCTGA
- a CDS encoding DUF1349 domain-containing protein, with product MTLAALVDQGRWTNEPAAVTLDGDVLRVTAVEGSDAWRTTSYGFVHDSEHALLQAVDGPFSAEASFVLDYTEQFDQAGLFLRVDGQHWIKAGVEVSDGTPQLGAVVTRGTSDWSVAPVPEWVGRTVTVRISRDGDAVTVRAWAAGESARLVRVAYLDPGADVTVGLLCAAPTRAGLTVTFTGFRVGAPDAALH from the coding sequence ATGACCCTCGCTGCGCTGGTCGACCAGGGGCGGTGGACGAACGAGCCGGCTGCGGTGACGCTCGACGGCGACGTCCTGCGCGTGACCGCCGTCGAGGGCAGCGACGCCTGGCGGACCACCTCGTACGGGTTCGTGCACGACTCCGAGCACGCGCTGCTGCAGGCGGTCGACGGCCCGTTCTCGGCCGAGGCGTCGTTCGTCCTCGACTACACGGAGCAGTTCGACCAGGCGGGGCTGTTCCTGCGGGTCGACGGACAGCACTGGATCAAGGCCGGGGTCGAGGTCTCGGACGGGACGCCGCAGCTCGGTGCCGTCGTCACGCGGGGGACCTCGGACTGGTCGGTGGCTCCGGTGCCGGAGTGGGTCGGACGGACCGTGACGGTGCGGATCAGCCGCGACGGCGACGCCGTGACCGTGCGGGCCTGGGCAGCGGGGGAGTCTGCGCGGCTGGTCCGGGTCGCGTACCTCGACCCGGGGGCCGACGTGACGGTGGGCCTGCTCTGCGCGGCGCCGACGCGTGCCGGCCTGACCGTGACGTTCACCGGGTTCCGGGTGGGCGCACCCGACGCAGCGCTGCATTGA
- a CDS encoding NAD kinase — MTEDRHILLVSHTGRRDSIDAAVEVCDLLHAAGLKPVMPFDEYADIRRAEASVGQVDILGVDVQTDQLEIVIVLGGDGTILRAAELVRDTRPPLVGVNLGHVGFLAESERDALAETVERALSGEYHVEERVTLQVDVVVGNQVVYSSWALNEATIEKASRERMLEVVTEVDGRPLSSFGCDGVVVSTPTGSTAYSFSGGGPIVWPDVDALLMVPLSAHALFARPIVVGPDCTLAIEVLRRTSGVGVLWCDGRRTHDLPPGARVEVRRSPDPVRVARLKDAPFTDRLVAKFQLPVAGWRGPQSDDEDGDLL; from the coding sequence ATGACCGAGGACCGGCACATCCTGCTCGTGAGCCACACGGGCCGCCGTGACTCGATCGACGCTGCTGTCGAGGTCTGCGACCTCCTGCACGCAGCCGGCCTCAAACCCGTCATGCCCTTCGACGAGTACGCCGACATCCGGCGTGCCGAGGCCTCGGTCGGCCAGGTCGACATCCTCGGCGTCGACGTGCAGACGGACCAGCTCGAGATCGTCATCGTGCTCGGCGGCGACGGCACGATCCTGCGCGCTGCAGAACTCGTGCGGGACACCCGTCCGCCCCTCGTCGGGGTCAACCTCGGCCACGTCGGCTTCCTGGCCGAGAGCGAGCGGGACGCCCTCGCCGAGACCGTCGAACGCGCGCTCTCCGGCGAGTACCACGTCGAGGAACGCGTCACGCTCCAGGTCGACGTCGTCGTCGGCAACCAGGTCGTCTACTCGAGCTGGGCCCTCAACGAGGCGACCATCGAGAAGGCCTCGCGCGAGCGCATGCTCGAGGTCGTCACCGAGGTCGACGGCCGCCCGCTGTCCTCGTTCGGCTGCGACGGCGTGGTGGTCTCGACGCCGACCGGTTCGACGGCGTACTCGTTCTCCGGCGGCGGTCCGATCGTCTGGCCGGACGTCGACGCCCTGCTCATGGTCCCCCTCAGCGCGCACGCCCTGTTCGCCCGACCCATCGTGGTCGGCCCGGACTGCACCCTCGCCATCGAGGTGCTCCGTCGCACCAGCGGCGTCGGTGTCCTGTGGTGCGACGGGCGCCGCACGCACGACCTGCCCCCGGGTGCACGGGTCGAGGTCCGACGGTCGCCGGACCCCGTCCGGGTCGCACGCCTGAAGGACGCCCCGTTCACCGACCGGCTGGTCGCCAAGTTCCAGTTGCCGGTCGCCGGGTGGCGCGGGCCACAGTCCGACGACGAGGACGGTGACCTCCTGTGA
- a CDS encoding site-specific tyrosine recombinase XerD, translating to METYLRHVAIERGLSQHTLSAYRRDLEVFASWLATAPVVASDGADRAGGASAVEDVARLARADVSAFVTHLATRPSGPLAPRSIARMLSSVRSFTAFAAGEGWLPLDPGTAVRPPKAPMRLPKAISVEDMERLLGAVSADADDPVQLRDKALLELLYATGARISEAVGLSVDDVTTLSDAGGELSVVKVTGKGNKQRVVPLGSFARAAVDAYLVRARPVFAARGASTPALFLGARGARLSRQSAWLVIQAAAAAADLEAHVSPHTFRHSFATHLLEGGADVRVVQELLGHASVATTQIYTMVTADMLRDVYQTAHPRARR from the coding sequence GTGGAGACGTACCTGCGGCACGTCGCCATCGAACGGGGACTCTCGCAGCACACCCTGTCGGCGTACCGGCGGGACCTCGAGGTGTTCGCCTCGTGGCTGGCGACCGCGCCGGTCGTGGCGTCCGACGGGGCGGACCGGGCCGGCGGAGCCTCCGCGGTCGAGGACGTCGCCCGGCTCGCGCGCGCGGACGTCTCGGCGTTCGTGACGCACCTGGCGACCCGACCGTCGGGGCCGCTCGCACCGCGGTCGATCGCCCGCATGCTCAGCTCGGTCCGGTCGTTCACGGCGTTCGCCGCGGGGGAGGGCTGGCTGCCGCTCGACCCCGGTACCGCGGTCCGACCGCCGAAGGCCCCGATGCGGCTGCCGAAGGCGATCTCGGTCGAGGACATGGAACGGCTGCTCGGTGCCGTCTCGGCGGATGCCGACGACCCGGTGCAGCTGCGGGACAAGGCCCTGCTCGAACTGCTCTACGCCACCGGCGCGCGGATCTCCGAGGCGGTCGGACTGTCCGTCGACGACGTCACGACCCTGTCGGACGCCGGCGGCGAGCTCTCCGTCGTCAAGGTCACCGGCAAGGGCAACAAGCAGCGCGTCGTGCCGCTCGGCAGCTTCGCCCGGGCGGCGGTCGACGCTTACCTGGTGCGGGCGCGACCGGTGTTCGCGGCACGCGGGGCCTCGACGCCGGCGCTGTTCCTCGGCGCGCGCGGCGCCCGGCTGTCGCGGCAGAGCGCGTGGCTCGTGATCCAGGCGGCCGCGGCCGCGGCGGACCTCGAGGCGCACGTGTCCCCGCACACCTTCCGGCACTCGTTCGCGACGCACCTGCTCGAGGGCGGCGCGGACGTGCGCGTCGTGCAGGAACTGCTCGGCCACGCGAGCGTCGCGACGACGCAGATCTACACGATGGTCACCGCCGACATGCTGCGGGACGTGTACCAGACGGCGCACCCGCGGGCGCGGCGGTAG
- a CDS encoding LLM class flavin-dependent oxidoreductase, with translation MDMTKIGFLSFGHWRDVPGSRVRSGREALVQAIDLAVAAEESGVDGAYFRVHHFAPQQAAPFPLLSAIAARTSRIEIGTGVIDMRYENPLYMAEEAAATDLISGGRLQLGVSRGSPETALAGYEQFGYVPDASDTNGGDLARSHTSVFRRAIAGEPMANANPQMTGMAGSLPISPLSDSLGDRIWWGAGTRATAEWTAEQGMNLMSSTLLTEDTGVPFDELQAEQIARFRSTWADMGWERAPRVSVSRSIIPITDDESRHYFGVRAQVEGQDQVGHLDGGLARFGRSYIGEPEQLVAELAADRAVREADTVLVTVPNQLGVDFNARLLAAVKDVMNEVDAVPVPA, from the coding sequence ATCGACATGACGAAGATCGGGTTCCTGTCGTTCGGCCACTGGCGCGACGTCCCGGGCTCCAGGGTGCGCAGCGGCCGCGAGGCCCTCGTGCAGGCGATCGACCTCGCGGTCGCCGCCGAGGAGTCCGGCGTCGACGGCGCGTACTTCCGCGTGCACCACTTCGCACCGCAGCAGGCGGCGCCGTTCCCGCTCCTGTCCGCCATCGCCGCGAGGACGAGCCGCATCGAGATCGGCACCGGCGTCATCGACATGCGGTACGAGAACCCGCTGTACATGGCGGAGGAAGCCGCGGCCACCGACCTCATCTCCGGCGGTCGCCTGCAGCTCGGCGTCTCCCGGGGGTCACCCGAGACCGCCCTCGCCGGCTACGAGCAGTTCGGGTACGTGCCGGACGCGTCGGACACGAACGGTGGCGACCTCGCCCGGTCGCACACGAGCGTCTTCCGACGTGCGATCGCCGGCGAGCCGATGGCGAACGCGAACCCGCAGATGACCGGCATGGCCGGGTCACTGCCCATCTCCCCGCTCTCCGACTCGCTCGGCGACCGCATCTGGTGGGGCGCCGGCACCCGCGCGACGGCCGAGTGGACGGCCGAGCAGGGCATGAACCTGATGTCCTCGACCCTGCTGACCGAGGACACCGGCGTGCCGTTCGACGAGCTGCAGGCCGAGCAGATCGCCCGCTTCCGCAGCACCTGGGCGGACATGGGGTGGGAGCGCGCGCCGCGGGTCTCCGTGTCGCGCAGCATCATCCCGATCACCGACGACGAGTCGCGGCACTACTTCGGCGTCCGCGCGCAGGTCGAGGGGCAGGACCAGGTCGGGCACCTCGACGGCGGGCTCGCCCGCTTCGGTCGCTCCTACATCGGCGAGCCCGAGCAGCTCGTCGCCGAGCTCGCCGCGGACCGGGCGGTCCGCGAGGCGGACACAGTGCTCGTCACGGTGCCGAACCAGCTCGGCGTCGACTTCAACGCCCGGCTGCTCGCCGCGGTGAAGGACGTCATGAACGAGGTGGACGCGGTGCCCGTCCCCGCCTGA
- a CDS encoding NUDIX hydrolase, with protein MTDAPIADEPASFEVTESSVVYEGAVWDVRRDTIAYHDDSMVREYVDHTGAVAVYAEDDEGRVLVIQQYRHPVRVRDWELPAGLLDMEGEEHLTAAQRELAEEADLEADEWEPLVRYNTSSGGSNEFLQVYRARGVRPTATAFEREAEEADIVKRWVPRAELVAAILDGRLHNSGLVVAVLAVDALERRAG; from the coding sequence GTGACTGACGCACCCATCGCTGACGAGCCGGCCTCCTTCGAGGTCACCGAATCCTCCGTCGTGTACGAGGGCGCCGTGTGGGACGTCCGGCGCGACACGATCGCGTACCACGACGACTCGATGGTGCGGGAGTACGTCGACCACACCGGTGCCGTCGCGGTCTACGCAGAGGACGACGAGGGGCGCGTGCTCGTCATCCAGCAGTACCGTCACCCCGTGCGGGTGCGGGACTGGGAGCTGCCCGCCGGGCTGCTCGACATGGAGGGCGAGGAGCACCTGACCGCCGCGCAGCGCGAGCTGGCGGAGGAAGCCGACCTCGAGGCGGACGAGTGGGAGCCGCTGGTCCGGTACAACACCTCGTCGGGCGGCAGCAACGAGTTCCTGCAGGTGTACCGCGCGCGGGGTGTCCGGCCCACGGCGACCGCGTTCGAGCGCGAGGCCGAGGAGGCCGACATCGTGAAGCGGTGGGTGCCCCGGGCCGAGCTCGTGGCGGCGATCCTCGACGGGCGGCTGCACAACTCCGGTCTGGTCGTGGCCGTGCTGGCGGTGGACGCGCTCGAACGGCGCGCCGGATGA
- a CDS encoding HAD-IIA family hydrolase produces the protein MDVVLTDLDGVVYRGRNAIPHAVEALTRASSTARVGYITNNASRRPVDVAEHLERYGLEVSEDDVVTSSQAGVQLLSTLVPAGSTVLVTGGIGLSSIVEAAGFTVTSSAEDAPAAVIQGFSPDLGWKELAEASFALADPDVPWVATNMDWSIPVERGIAPGNGTLVSAVHQAVGRMPVVAGKPERPIFDAAVQRFGGGRTIFIGDRLDTDIKGANDAGIPSVLVLTGIDQAKQMLAADQRSRPTFVLQDLRGLSVPYPVTVRREDEDGTRYVTMGSATVAMRGHVVRVLDAGTAIDRLRAGATLIWESGLAIYGLDVDPQLYGGE, from the coding sequence GTGGACGTCGTCCTCACCGACCTCGACGGTGTCGTGTACCGCGGGCGGAACGCGATCCCGCACGCGGTCGAGGCCTTGACCCGCGCGTCGTCGACCGCTCGCGTCGGGTACATCACGAACAACGCTTCGCGGCGTCCGGTCGACGTCGCCGAGCACCTGGAGCGCTACGGGCTCGAGGTGTCCGAGGACGACGTCGTCACGTCGTCGCAGGCGGGGGTCCAACTGCTCTCGACGCTCGTGCCGGCCGGGTCGACCGTGCTCGTCACGGGCGGCATCGGGCTGTCGAGCATCGTCGAGGCGGCCGGGTTCACCGTGACCTCGAGCGCCGAGGACGCCCCCGCTGCGGTCATCCAGGGCTTCTCGCCGGATCTCGGCTGGAAGGAACTGGCCGAGGCGTCCTTCGCCCTGGCCGACCCGGACGTGCCGTGGGTCGCCACGAACATGGACTGGTCGATCCCGGTCGAGCGCGGCATCGCACCGGGCAACGGCACGCTCGTGTCCGCCGTGCACCAGGCCGTGGGGCGGATGCCCGTCGTGGCCGGCAAGCCGGAACGACCGATCTTCGACGCCGCCGTGCAGCGCTTCGGTGGCGGCCGGACGATCTTCATCGGCGACCGCCTGGACACCGACATCAAGGGTGCGAACGACGCGGGGATCCCCAGCGTCCTCGTGCTCACGGGCATCGACCAGGCCAAGCAGATGCTCGCGGCCGACCAGCGGTCGCGTCCGACGTTCGTCCTGCAGGACCTGCGTGGTCTGTCGGTGCCGTACCCGGTGACCGTCCGCCGCGAGGACGAGGACGGCACGCGGTACGTGACGATGGGCAGCGCCACCGTGGCCATGCGCGGGCACGTGGTGCGGGTCCTCGACGCGGGGACGGCGATCGACCGCCTCCGCGCCGGGGCGACCCTGATCTGGGAGTCCGGCCTGGCGATCTACGGCCTCGACGTCGACCCGCAGCTGTACGGCGGCGAGTAG